The nucleotide window GGCGTCCTCTTCGGACCCGCGAAGGCCGCAGACGCCGGCGGCGTCGCCACCAGCGGACTTGAGATGAGCCAGAACTCCCTGCGCCTTTCCTGGACCTTCGAGGAGGTCGACGAAAGACTGCACGGCATAATGAAGAACATCTACGCAAACGCCGTCGCCGCCGCCGCCGAATACGGCTGCGCGGGCGACCTCGTCGCGGGCGCGAACATCGCCGGCTTCCTGAAGGTCGCCGAGGCGATGAAGGCCCAGGGCGTCTGCTGACACCGTACAATTTACCCCAATCCGACGCCGGCGCTTGAAAAAGCGCCGGCGCCGACGCATCCTTGACAAATTTCGGGAAACATAGTATAATATGAAACAATAAACCGTAACCGCACTACCGGAGGTGCCACAATGTTCGGACACAGATCTGACGGCAGAAAGATAAAAAGTCTCGACCCGCTGTTTTACGCGATCCCGCACCTTATGCCGAGGCGCGTCGACTCCATGGTTTTCGCCGATATGAATATCGAAATGACCGAGCTCGACCGCTACGTCAAGGAAAAGCGCGCCGAATGCCCCGAGATCTCGCACATGAGCGTCATCATGGCGGCGATGGGCAGAGTTATGGCGGAGAAGCCGTTTCTCAACCGCTTCGTCATCGGCAGGCGCATCTTCGCGAGAAAGTATATCAGCGTCTGCTACAACATACTGACCGAGTTCGGACCCGAGAATCCCCGCGAGGACATCGTCAAGCTCTATTACGAGAACGGCGACAACGTCTTCACCGTCACCAAGAGGGTCTCCGACGCGATAAACGACATGCGCGCTGCCGCCGCGAAGGCGCAAACGACCTCCGGCACGGATAAGTTCCTGAAGCTCGTCTTCCATCTGCCGAACTTCATGATCTCAGGCGCGATACGCTTCATCTTCTTCCTCGACAGGCGCGGTATGCTGCCGCGGTCGCTGCTCAACATATCGCCCTTCCACTCCTCGATGTATCTGACGAATATGGCGTCGCTCGGCATGGGAAGCGTCAAGCACCACCTCTATGAAAACGGCAACGTCAGTCTCTTCCTGGCGCTCGGCAAGCGCGAGTTCACGCCGGTCGTCGGA belongs to Clostridia bacterium and includes:
- a CDS encoding 2-oxo acid dehydrogenase subunit E2, coding for MFGHRSDGRKIKSLDPLFYAIPHLMPRRVDSMVFADMNIEMTELDRYVKEKRAECPEISHMSVIMAAMGRVMAEKPFLNRFVIGRRIFARKYISVCYNILTEFGPENPREDIVKLYYENGDNVFTVTKRVSDAINDMRAAAAKAQTTSGTDKFLKLVFHLPNFMISGAIRFIFFLDRRGMLPRSLLNISPFHSSMYLTNMASLGMGSVKHHLYENGNVSLFLALGKREFTPVVGRNGVEKTVRTMNVTFTVDERICSGYVFSRCLRLFDHYLRHPEELEQPMEIRQDVK